The Priestia filamentosa sequence TGAAGAGTTAACAGCTCTTACAGGTCAAAAACCACTAGTTACTCGTGCTAAGAAATCAATCGCTACTTTCCGTCTACGTGAAGGTATGCCAATTGGTGCAAAAGTTACACTACGTGGAGAGCGTATGTATGAGTTCTTTGACAAATTGATCTCTGTATCTCTTCCTCGTGTACGTGACTTCCGTGGAGTTTCTAAAAAATCATTTGATGGTCGCGGAAACTACACTCTAGGTATTAAAGAACAATTAATCTTCCCAGAGATTGATTATGATAAAGTAAACAAAGTACGTGGTATGGATATCGTAATTGTTACAACTGCAAACACAGACGAAGAGTCTCGTGAGCTATTAACTCAATTCGGAATGCCATTCCAGAAATAATTCTGGCCAACGTTAAGCAGAGGAGGCGAAATTGTGGCTAAAAAATCAATGATTGCGAAACAAAAGCGTCAGCCGAAGTTTGAAGTTCAAGCGTACACTCGTTGTGAGCGCTGCGGACGTCCACACTCTGTAATCCGCAAATTTAAGCTTTGCCGTATTTGTTTCCGTGAACTTGCTTATAAAGGTCAAATTCCTGGTGTTAAAAAAGCTAGCTGGTAAAACCCAAGCATGGGAAGGAGGTAAAAAATATGGTTATGACTGATCCAATTGCAGATCTTCTAACTCGTATTCGTAACGCGAACATGGTTCGTCATGAAAAACTTGAAGTACCTGCTTCTAACTTAAAGAAGCAAGTTGCAGAAATCCTTAAACGTGAAGGTTTCGTTCGCGATGTAGAATATATCGAGGACAACAAACAAGGTATCATCCGTATCTTCTTAAAATACGGTTCAAACAACGAGCGTGTAATCACAGGTCTTAAACGTATTAGTAAACCTGGTCTTCGCGTTTATGCAAAAGCTGACGAAGTACCACGTGTACTAAACGGTCTAGGTATTGCAATCGTTTCTACTTCACAAGGTGTATTAAGCGACAAAGAAGCTCGCCAAAAACAAACTGGTGGAGAAGTATTAGCATACGTTTGGTAATTAATTTATAAAGCGATCGGAGGTGTAACGTATGTCACGTGTCGGTAAAAAAGTCTTAGAAATTCCGTCTGGTGTTACAGTAACAAACAACAACAATACTGTAACTGTAAAAGGTCCTAAAGGTGAATTAACTCATACATTCAACCCGGACATCACTATCAACGTGGAAGACAACATCCTTACTGTAAGTCGTCCAAGTGACCACAAAGAACACCGTGCCCTTCATGGTACAACTCGTAGCCTTTTAGGTAACATGGTTGAGGGTGTTACTAACGGCTATCAAAAAGGTCTGGAACTAGTTGGGGTAGGTTACCGTGCTCAAAAGTCTGGTAACAAACTTATCCTTAACGTTGGTTACTCTCATCCAGTTGAAATCGAGCCTGAGCAAGGACTTGAAGTTGAGGTTCCGTCTCAAACTAAAGTTATTGTTAAAGGTATTAGCAAAGAACGCGTTGGTGCTTTAGCAGCTAACATTCGTGCGGTTCGTTCACCTGAGCCTTACAAAGGTAAAGGAATTCGCTACGAAGGCGAATATGTACGTCGTAAAGAAGGTAAAACTGCTAAGTAATAATGCAGTTCGTTCTAGTTAAAGGAAAGGAGTGACTAAGATGATCACTAAAGCTGATAAGAATAAAGTACGTAAGAAAAGACATACTCGTGTTCGTTCAAAATTATTCGGTACAGCTACTCGCCCACGTTTAAATGTGTATCGTTCAAATCAACACATTTATGCACAAGTGATTGATGATTTAAACGCAGTAACACTTGCTAGCGCATCTACTCT is a genomic window containing:
- a CDS encoding type Z 30S ribosomal protein S14 translates to MAKKSMIAKQKRQPKFEVQAYTRCERCGRPHSVIRKFKLCRICFRELAYKGQIPGVKKASW
- the rplF gene encoding 50S ribosomal protein L6, encoding MSRVGKKVLEIPSGVTVTNNNNTVTVKGPKGELTHTFNPDITINVEDNILTVSRPSDHKEHRALHGTTRSLLGNMVEGVTNGYQKGLELVGVGYRAQKSGNKLILNVGYSHPVEIEPEQGLEVEVPSQTKVIVKGISKERVGALAANIRAVRSPEPYKGKGIRYEGEYVRRKEGKTAK
- the rplE gene encoding 50S ribosomal protein L5, with amino-acid sequence MNRLKEKFQKEITPSLVEKFNYTSVMQVPKLEKIVVNMGIGEAVQNAKALDSAVEELTALTGQKPLVTRAKKSIATFRLREGMPIGAKVTLRGERMYEFFDKLISVSLPRVRDFRGVSKKSFDGRGNYTLGIKEQLIFPEIDYDKVNKVRGMDIVIVTTANTDEESRELLTQFGMPFQK
- the rpsH gene encoding 30S ribosomal protein S8, with translation MVMTDPIADLLTRIRNANMVRHEKLEVPASNLKKQVAEILKREGFVRDVEYIEDNKQGIIRIFLKYGSNNERVITGLKRISKPGLRVYAKADEVPRVLNGLGIAIVSTSQGVLSDKEARQKQTGGEVLAYVW